One Mus musculus strain C57BL/6J chromosome X, GRCm38.p6 C57BL/6J DNA window includes the following coding sequences:
- the Plxnb3 gene encoding plexin-B3 isoform X7, whose protein sequence is MDEYFHCAFGGYNSLAQVEEPHVVCTTPPQDQMPPNPPGSDHVTLPLALMFEDVVLTATTFSFYDCSAVQALEVAAPCRACVSSLWRCHWCPQSSHCIYGEHCPEGEKAVYSAQEVDILVRGPEACPQVEGLASPQLVPVGWESHVTLHIQNLHYFQGLPALYHCWLELPGKLQKLPASLEETSRDSGLIHCQAQQFYPSMSQWELPVPIYVTRGEIQRLDNAGDLHVTLYDCAMGHPDCSHCQAANGSLSCLWCGDGQPACRYGPLCPPGAVEQLCPIPSIDVIEPLTGPPEGGLAITILGSNLGQAFNDVRNAVTVAGQPCNPDPSLYRISARIVCVTSPAPNGTAGPVQVAIKSRPPGISTQNFTYQDPVLLSLNPQWGPQAGGTQLTIHGQYLQTGGNISVFVGDQPCPIQEPVCPEAIICHTMPQTEPGEAVVLIVFGHVERKLLTTPFRYTANPQLVEAEPSVSFRGGGRVIRVRGTGLDVVWQPLLSVWLEDEPKVKALGVQAQDANPRRSCGAPAADPQACIHLESGLLQCSTLCSVNSSSLLLCHSPAVPDGALPKRVFFALDNMQVDFASASGGQGFLYQPNPRLAPLSHEGITHPYHLKPGHVLDVEGEGLNLGISKEEVQVHIGDGECLVKTLTLTHLYCEPPPQAPQPTNGSGTLPQFVVQMGNLRLALGPVQYEAESMMSTFPVEAQLGLGMGAAVLIAAVLLLTLMYRHKSKKALRDYQKVLVQLENLETGVGDQCRKEFTDLMTEMTDLTSDLEASGIPFLDYRTYAERAFFPGHVGCPLQPGLEGLGEEGRSVTVRQGLTQLSNLLNSKLFLLTLIHTLEEQPSFSQRDRCHVASLLSLALHSKLEYLTDIMRTLLGDLAAHYVHKNPKLMLRRTETMVEKLLTNWLSICLYTFLKEVAGEPLYMLFRAIKYQVDKGPVDAVTGKAKRTLNDSHLLREDVEFQPLTLMALVGPEADRAAGNSGVHRVPARVLDTDTITQVKEKVLDQIYKGTPFSQRPSVHSLDLEWRSGLAGHLTLSDEDLTSVTQNHWKRLNTLQHYKVPDGATVVLIPQVHNGGTVSQSLGQTGCPSGENTPMLEDGEEGGVRLWHLVKATEEAEGAKVRRSSLRDRERERSRAKAIPEIYLTRLLSMKGTLQKFVDDTFQAILSMNRPVPIAVKYLFDFLDELAEKHGIEDPETLHIWKTNSLLLRFWVNVLKNPQLIFDVQVSDNEDAILAVIAQTFIDSCMVSEHKVGRDSPVNKLLYAREIPRYKQMVEKYYADIRQSSPASYQEMNSALAELSGNYSSAPHCLEALRELYNHIHRYYDQIISALEEDPVAQKMQLACRLQQVAALVEYKVTDL, encoded by the exons ATGGATGAATACTTCCACTGTGCTTTTGGGGGCTACAACAGTCTAGCTCAGGTGGAAGAACCCCATGTGGTCTGTACCACCCCTCCTCAAGATCAGATGCCACCTAATCCTCCAGGCTCAG ATCATGTCACCTTGCCCCTGGCCCTAATGTTTGAGGATGTGGTATTGACCGCCACCACATTCTCCTTCTATGACTGCAGTGCTGTTCAGGCCTTGGAAGTGGCTGCCCC GTGCCGCGCTTGTGTGAGCAGCCTGTGGCGGTGCCACTGGTGCCCCCAGAGTAGCCACTGTATATATGGAGAGCACTGCCCAGAGGGTGAAAAGGCTGTCTACAGTGCCCAGGAG GTGGACATCCTGGTTCGTGGCCCAGAGGCTTGCCCCCAGGTTGAGGGTCTAGCAAGTCCCCAGTTGGTGCCTGTGGGTTGGGAGAGCCATGTGACCCTGCACATTCAGAACCTTCACTATTTCCAA GGTCTGCCTGCCTTGTACCACTGCTGGCTAGAGCTGCCTGGAAAACTGCAAAAGCTACCTGCCTCCTTAGAGGAGACATCCAGGGACTCTGGCCTCATTCACTGCCAGGCCCAGCAG TTCTACCCCTCTATGTCTCAGTGGGAGCTCCCAGTGCCCATCTATGTAACCAGGGGTGAGATCCAGCGGCTGGACAATGCTGGTGATCTTCATG TGACTCTATATGACTGTGCCATGGGTCACCCTGACTGCAGCCACTGCCAGGCGGCCAATGGGAGCCTGAGCTGTTTGTGGTGTGGTGATGGCCAGCCTGCCTGCCGCTATGGGCCTTTGTGCCCACCAGGTGCTGTGGAACAGCTATGCCCTATACCCAGCATTGATGTG ATTGAACCCCTGACTGGTCCCCCAGAAGGTGGCTTGGCCATCACCATCCTGGGTTCCAACCTGGGCCAGGCCTTTAATGATGTGCGAAATGCTGTAACTGTGGCTGGCCAGCCCTGCAACCCTGACCCTTCTCTCTACCGCATCTCTGCTCG GATTGTATGTGTGACATCTCCTGCTCCCAATGGCACTGCTGGGCCAGTCCAAGTGGCCATTAAGAGTCGTCCTCCTGGCATCTCAACCCAGAACTTCACCTACCAG GACCCTGTCCTGCTGAGCCTGAATCCTCAGTGGGGCCCCCAGGCAGGGGGCACCCAGCTCACCATCCATGGGCAGTATCTCCAGACAGGAGGCAACATCAGTGTCTTTGTGGGTGACCAACCTTGCCCTAT CCAGGAGCCTGTGTGTCCTGAAGCCATCATATGCCACACCATGCCCCAGACTGAGCCAGGAGAAGCAGTGGTCCTCATAGTCTTTGGGCATGTTGAACGCAAACTGCTCACCACCCCTTTTCGATACACAGCCAATCCCCAACTGGTGGAAGCAGAGCCTAGTGTCAGCTTCCGGGG AGGTGGACGAGTGATTCGAGTCAGGGGTACAGGCTTAGACGTTGTGTGGCAGCCCTTGCTGTCTGTGTGGCTGGAGGATGAGCCCAAAGTAAAGGCCTTGGGGGTTCAGGCCCAGGATGCGAACCCAAGGAGGAGCTGTGGTGCCCCTGCTGCAGATCCTCAGGCCTGTATCCATCTTGAGAGTGGCTTACTACAG TGTTCCACGCTCTGCTCTGTCAACTCATCCAGCCTCCTCCTGTGCCACAGTCCAGCAGTGCCAGATGGGGCCCTCCCAAAGCGAGTCTTCTTTGCCCTAGACAACATGCAAGTAGACTTTGCCAGTGCTAGTGGGGGCCAGGGATTCCTATACCAGCCTAACCCTCGCCTGGCTCCACTTAGTCATGAGGGGATTACTCACCCCTACCACCTCAAGCCAGGCCATGTCCTAGATGTGGAG GGCGAGGGCCTCAATCTGGGGATCAGCAAGGAGGAGGTGCAGGTGCATATTGGAGATGGAGAGTGCCTGGTGAAGACACTGACGCTTACTCACTTGTACTGTGAGCCACCACCCCAAGCCCCTCAACCCACCAATGGTTCAGGCACCCTGCCGCAGTTTGTG GTGCAGATGGGCAACCTGCGCCTGGCTCTAGGCCCTGTCCAGTACGAAGCAGAGTCCATGATGTCCACCTTTCCTGTGGAGGCCCAGTTGGGCCTGGGCATGGGTGCTGCCGTGCTGATTGCTGCGGTGCTCCTCCTCACCCTCATGTACAG GCACAAGAGCAAGAAGGCCTTGCGAGACTATCAGAAGGTGCTGGTGCAGTTGGAGAACCTGGAGACTGGTGTGGGTGACCAGTGCCGCAAGGAGTTCACAG ACTTGATGACTGAGATGACAGACCTCACCAGTGACCTAGAGGCCAGTGGGATTCCCTTCCTGGACTACCGAACATATGCTGAGCGTGCCTTCTTCCCCGGCCATGTTGGCTGCCCACTGCAGCCAGGGCTCGAGGGGCTTGGGGAAGAGGGTCGCAGTGTCACCGTGCGCCAGGGTCTCACACAACTCTCCAATTTGCTCAACAGCAAGCTCTTCCTTCTCACA CTCATCCACACCTTAGAGGAGCAGCCAAGCTTCTCCCAGCGGGACCGCTGCCATGTGGCTTCACTACTTTCCCTGGCTCTGCACAGCAAGCTTGAGTATTTGACCGACATCATGAGAACTCTGCTTGGTGACCTAGCGGCCCATTATGTACACAAGAACCCCAAGCTCATGTTACGCAG GACGGAGACCATGGTAGAGAAGCTGCTCACCAACTGGCTATCTATCTGTCTCTACACCTTCTTGAAG GAAGTGGCTGGCGAGCCACTGTACATGCTTTTCCGAGCCATCAAGTACCAGGTGGACAAGGGCCCTGTGGACGCTGTGACAGGCAAGGCAAAACGAACTCTGAATGACAGCCACCTGCTACGAGAGGATGTGGAGTTCCAGCCCCTGACCCTGATGGCACTGGTGGGACCAGAGGCTGATAGGGCAGCAGGGAACAGTGGAGTGCATCGAGTGCCAGCCAGGGTGCTTGATACAGACACCATCACCCAAGTCAAGGAGAAGGTGTTGGACCAAATCTACAAGGGAACCCCCTTCTCCCAGAGGCCTTCAGTGCACTCCCTAGATCTTG AGTGGCGCTCAGGCCTAGCTGGTCACCTAACCCTGTCAGATGAGGActtgacctctgtgactcaaaaCCACTGGAAGAGACTCAACACCCTACAACACTATAAG GTCCCAGATGGAGCAACAGTGGTACTCATTCCTCAGGTGCACAATGGTGGCACTGTTTCCCAGAGTCTGGGCCAGACTGGCTGCCCTTCTGGAGAGA ACACTCCCATGCTGGAAGATGGTGAGGAAGGTGGAGTTCGGCTCTGGCACctggtaaaggccactgaggaggcagaagggGCCAAAGTGCGGCGCAGCAGCCTCCGAGATCGAGAACGAGAACGGTCACGAGCCAAGGCCATTCCTGAAATCTATCTTACTCGCTTACTTTCAATGAAG GGCACCCTGCAGAAGTTTGTGGATGACACCTTCCAGGCCATTCTTAGCATGAATCGGCCTGTGCCTATTGCTGTTAAGTACCTATTTGACTTCCTGGATGAGCTGGCAGAGAAACATGGCATTGAAGATCCAGAGACCCTGCACATTTGGAAGACAAACAG CCTACTTCTGCGATTCTGGGTGAATGTCTTGAAGAACCCACAGCTCATCTTTGATGTACAAGTGTCAGACAACGAGGATGCCATCTTGGCTGTCATTGCACAGACTTTCATCGATTCCTGCATGGTCTCGGAGCATAAAGTGGGC